In a genomic window of Weissella tructae:
- a CDS encoding thioredoxin family protein, whose product MNFYEPTAHTNEELETAINGDGKTLMFLQAAWCGDCKVIKPFVQKFRDQVEAQNVNWIDADRDENMDVAVAQNLRGIPAFVIFENGQQVDHLGNGERLSPLDIEAWLTEKLG is encoded by the coding sequence ATGAATTTTTATGAACCAACAGCGCACACAAATGAAGAATTAGAAACAGCCATTAATGGTGATGGAAAGACCCTTATGTTCTTGCAAGCCGCATGGTGTGGTGACTGTAAAGTGATTAAGCCATTTGTCCAAAAGTTCCGTGATCAAGTTGAAGCACAAAACGTGAATTGGATTGACGCTGACCGTGATGAAAACATGGATGTAGCAGTTGCGCAAAACTTGCGTGGTATTCCAGCATTTGTGATCTTTGAAAATGGACAACAAGTTGACCATTTGGGTAATGGAGAACGTTTGTCACCATTAGATATTGAAGCTTGGCTAACTGAAAAGCTAGGATAA
- the yidC gene encoding membrane protein insertase YidC, which translates to MKKKRSLTPILLLVLLVLLITGNIGFLQGPLTNFMQWAEHTIGGPNAVGWSIVMLTVVVRLFLMPMMIQQQHAATVQQEKMRLLQPQLTKVQEAQKNATTQEEKMQASQAMMAVYQKNGVSMFGGMNFTTLIIQWPIFIGLYDAIRTSKELAHASFFGISLSEQSPLLAIATGVIYMIQAYLSMIGIPEEQKKTMRTMMYIMPVMMFFMTWVTNAGIALYFLVGALVMIVQTIIIVVWRPRIRATVANSFVVNDVVDDALAGRIEMEETGAFASAMKKAQEQQATQAQEGPKDITNEATEKDMRQANRERNQKNQDLS; encoded by the coding sequence ATGAAGAAGAAACGCAGTTTAACACCGATTTTGTTGCTAGTATTGCTAGTACTATTAATCACAGGAAACATTGGTTTCCTACAAGGACCTTTGACAAACTTTATGCAATGGGCAGAACACACGATTGGTGGGCCTAATGCTGTTGGTTGGTCAATTGTGATGTTGACTGTCGTTGTGCGTCTATTCTTGATGCCAATGATGATTCAACAACAACATGCAGCTACTGTGCAACAAGAAAAGATGCGCTTGCTACAACCGCAACTAACGAAGGTGCAAGAAGCGCAAAAGAACGCAACAACGCAAGAAGAAAAGATGCAAGCATCTCAAGCGATGATGGCTGTTTACCAAAAGAACGGTGTATCAATGTTTGGTGGGATGAACTTCACAACATTGATTATTCAATGGCCAATCTTTATTGGATTGTATGATGCGATTCGTACATCAAAGGAATTGGCACACGCCTCATTCTTTGGGATTTCTTTGTCAGAACAAAGCCCATTGCTAGCGATTGCGACTGGTGTGATTTATATGATCCAAGCATACCTATCAATGATCGGTATTCCAGAAGAACAAAAGAAGACAATGCGTACAATGATGTACATTATGCCTGTTATGATGTTCTTTATGACTTGGGTAACTAACGCCGGTATTGCCTTGTACTTCTTGGTGGGGGCATTGGTTATGATTGTGCAAACAATTATTATTGTTGTTTGGCGTCCACGTATCCGTGCGACTGTCGCAAACTCATTTGTTGTCAATGATGTTGTCGACGATGCATTGGCTGGACGTATTGAAATGGAAGAAACAGGGGCATTCGCCAGTGCAATGAAGAAGGCGCAAGAACAACAAGCGACTCAAGCACAAGAAGGACCTAAAGACATTACAAACGAAGCAACTGAAAAAGATATGCGTCAAGCAAATCGTGAACGTAACCAAAAGAATCAAGACCTAAGCTAA
- a CDS encoding GNAT family N-acetyltransferase: MEIKLVTDQMFDDIDTLVRDAFTKSSHGYEGEAELTVALRQSETPTIELAAVDGDVVLGHALLSEATIGKTKGLVLAPLSVHTAHQNEGIGSTLMDALDEIAVDNDYAFISILGDAYYTQFGYVPAADMKVVPPMDIPSEYFHLKAFGPVDAGTLVYAPEFGI; this comes from the coding sequence ATGGAAATTAAGTTAGTAACAGATCAGATGTTTGATGACATCGACACGCTTGTGCGAGATGCTTTTACGAAATCATCACACGGCTACGAAGGTGAGGCTGAATTAACAGTCGCGTTGCGTCAAAGTGAAACACCCACAATTGAATTAGCTGCCGTTGATGGCGATGTTGTCTTGGGTCATGCTTTATTAAGTGAAGCAACGATTGGTAAGACTAAGGGACTTGTATTAGCACCATTAAGTGTACACACAGCCCACCAAAATGAAGGAATTGGATCAACGTTAATGGATGCGCTAGATGAAATTGCTGTAGATAACGACTATGCATTCATCAGCATCTTGGGGGATGCCTACTACACGCAATTTGGCTATGTACCAGCTGCGGATATGAAGGTTGTGCCACCAATGGATATTCCAAGTGAATATTTCCATCTGAAAGCATTTGGCCCAGTGGACGCTGGGACCTTAGTATACGCGCCAGAATTTGGTATTTAG
- the ndk gene encoding nucleoside-diphosphate kinase — MAEQSTLILVKPDGVSQGHIGEIISRLEHKGYRIDQLKVTKATDDILKQHYHDKVDKPYFGEITQYMQEGPIVAIVASGTNVIPVFRKMAGNTNPDEAAFGTIRGDFGRDWPDGILRNVVHSSDSPETAAREIGIWFH; from the coding sequence ATGGCAGAGCAAAGCACATTGATCTTAGTTAAGCCTGATGGGGTGAGCCAAGGGCATATTGGGGAAATTATTTCGCGTTTGGAACATAAGGGATACCGTATTGACCAACTAAAGGTTACTAAGGCAACTGACGATATCTTGAAGCAACATTATCATGACAAGGTTGATAAGCCTTACTTTGGTGAAATTACACAATATATGCAAGAAGGGCCAATCGTGGCGATTGTGGCTAGTGGAACCAATGTGATTCCAGTATTTCGTAAGATGGCTGGAAATACAAATCCAGACGAAGCTGCATTTGGAACAATCCGAGGAGACTTCGGGCGTGATTGGCCTGACGGTATCTTACGTAATGTCGTGCATAGTTCAGATAGTCCTGAAACGGCAGCACGTGAAATTGGCATTTGGTTCCATTAA
- a CDS encoding APC family permease yields MAGKHLQRSMGLTTGISIVVGTIIGSGIFFKQAQVLSITGSTTGALLAWLFGGLITLMAGLTISELGSRIPSTGGLYVYIHKVFGPAAGFLSGWGQSFLYGPAIVASLSAYFAILITNFFYLPSEWAKWIGLLSIIFITGINLLDNRVPAAFAVATTSIKLLPIIAIIVFGLFFGNVNALGQTLDTIVATPGGGFGMAILATLYAYDGWATLTSLGGELKDPIKNIPRSIIYGLIIVIVAYVGITYGVMQSMPANEIIALGDNATFGVVTTAFGDLGGRLLSLAILISIAGTLNGKMMALPRSIYAMAEDGMMPKFMMYINRAQEPAGAILTLATLGAALQFSASADWLSNACMFIIWMFYLMAFYGLIRLRRADKAAGIARRENIFLVPLYPVIPILAGLGATYVLFSTLINDPISALVSIGLVLAGLPIYFYYTKMANK; encoded by the coding sequence ATGGCAGGTAAACATTTGCAGCGATCAATGGGTCTAACTACGGGGATTTCAATTGTTGTTGGAACAATTATTGGATCAGGAATCTTTTTTAAACAGGCACAAGTCCTAAGTATCACAGGATCAACAACTGGCGCACTCTTGGCATGGTTGTTTGGTGGATTAATTACATTAATGGCAGGACTAACGATTTCTGAACTAGGGTCACGTATTCCATCAACTGGTGGGTTGTACGTCTATATTCATAAGGTGTTTGGACCAGCAGCTGGATTTTTGAGTGGTTGGGGACAATCATTCTTGTATGGACCAGCAATTGTTGCCTCATTATCAGCATACTTTGCAATCTTGATTACGAATTTCTTCTACTTACCAAGTGAATGGGCTAAGTGGATCGGATTGTTATCTATTATCTTTATCACAGGAATTAACTTGTTAGATAATCGTGTCCCAGCAGCCTTTGCTGTGGCGACAACATCAATCAAGTTATTGCCTATCATTGCGATTATTGTCTTCGGACTTTTCTTTGGAAATGTTAATGCTTTAGGGCAAACACTAGACACAATTGTTGCGACACCAGGTGGTGGATTTGGAATGGCGATTCTAGCCACATTGTATGCCTATGATGGTTGGGCAACGTTAACAAGTTTGGGTGGAGAACTAAAGGACCCAATCAAGAACATTCCACGTTCAATCATTTACGGACTTATCATTGTTATTGTGGCATACGTTGGAATTACATACGGTGTAATGCAAAGTATGCCAGCGAATGAAATTATTGCCTTAGGGGACAACGCAACATTTGGTGTTGTCACAACGGCGTTTGGTGATTTAGGTGGACGTCTACTATCATTGGCCATTTTGATTTCTATTGCGGGAACATTAAATGGTAAGATGATGGCTTTACCACGTTCTATCTATGCAATGGCAGAAGATGGTATGATGCCAAAGTTTATGATGTACATCAATCGTGCACAAGAACCAGCTGGTGCAATCCTAACATTAGCTACTTTGGGAGCTGCATTGCAATTCTCAGCATCAGCTGATTGGCTATCAAATGCATGTATGTTTATTATCTGGATGTTCTACCTAATGGCCTTTTATGGCTTAATTCGTTTACGTCGTGCGGATAAGGCGGCGGGGATTGCTCGTCGTGAAAACATCTTCCTAGTACCGTTGTATCCAGTGATTCCAATTTTAGCAGGATTGGGAGCAACTTATGTTTTGTTCAGTACACTAATCAACGATCCAATTTCTGCATTAGTGTCAATTGGGTTGGTACTTGCTGGATTACCTATTTATTTCTATTACACAAAAATGGCAAATAAATAA
- a CDS encoding DUF1361 domain-containing protein: MTILLLPTHFTFLAWNVFLALIPFDLSLVIYALNPKYKWLSLPILFIWLIFYPNTIYMITDFAHLSAIGTDLFTTTQILNYSLLATGIFLGVSMGLASARLILNTFFNHSSQLTKLLVFTGLSTLSSYAIYIGRYLRLNSWDLLLDFQTVLVQMHEAFTSHAVVFIFIFTALQVFLMLVFAAFNPNQLKNEQTSE, from the coding sequence ATGACCATTCTTCTACTCCCCACTCACTTCACATTTCTTGCATGGAATGTCTTCTTAGCCCTAATTCCCTTTGATTTATCATTAGTCATATATGCATTAAACCCAAAATATAAATGGTTAAGCTTACCTATACTATTTATCTGGCTCATTTTTTACCCGAATACAATTTATATGATTACAGATTTTGCACATTTATCTGCAATTGGTACTGATTTATTCACAACAACCCAAATTTTGAATTATAGTTTACTAGCGACCGGTATTTTCTTGGGCGTTTCCATGGGACTTGCGTCTGCACGTTTAATTCTGAACACATTTTTTAATCATTCATCTCAGCTAACGAAATTGCTTGTGTTCACCGGATTATCAACCCTATCTTCATACGCGATTTACATTGGTCGTTATTTACGCCTCAATAGCTGGGATCTCTTGCTTGATTTCCAAACCGTCTTAGTACAAATGCACGAAGCATTCACCTCTCATGCGGTCGTTTTCATTTTTATCTTTACAGCCTTACAAGTCTTCTTAATGCTTGTCTTCGCTGCCTTCAACCCAAATCAACTAAAAAACGAGCAAACATCTGAATAA
- a CDS encoding YeiH family protein, whose translation MWAGIILTFTVAIVAEQLGRFLPMLGSETMAMFLGLIVGNLVLTGERWNSGVKWSEKYPIEVGIAVLGFSLTFKTIFSLGWQGIIFTLLLMWATIKFVMWLGVKVFNVDIRTAAMMAGGNAVCGSSAIASIAPAIKAHDDDRRTAVAVVSISGTILLLVLPMIAPMFLGDNDVLMGALVGGTVQSVGQVVGTASLINPEVVTYATLFKMLRVILLSVVVIYMARAVNKNSAEGESVATQSKIGVPWFVIVFFIGVMINTFLHLPENAIHVSKSITGFFGVVNLAGIGLNLKWLTIKKAGTKFLGYGLLTIIFQIAMALALIYLIY comes from the coding sequence ATGTGGGCGGGAATTATTCTAACGTTCACTGTCGCGATTGTGGCAGAACAATTAGGGCGGTTCTTGCCAATGCTTGGAAGTGAAACAATGGCCATGTTTTTGGGTTTGATTGTTGGAAACTTGGTTCTAACGGGTGAACGTTGGAACTCTGGGGTTAAATGGTCAGAAAAGTACCCAATTGAAGTTGGAATTGCTGTCTTGGGGTTCTCATTAACATTCAAGACAATTTTCTCACTTGGTTGGCAAGGAATTATCTTCACACTACTACTAATGTGGGCAACGATTAAGTTTGTCATGTGGTTGGGTGTGAAAGTATTCAACGTTGATATTCGTACAGCAGCGATGATGGCCGGTGGTAATGCTGTCTGTGGATCAAGTGCGATTGCATCAATTGCACCAGCGATTAAGGCGCATGACGATGATCGTCGTACTGCCGTAGCCGTGGTATCTATTTCAGGAACTATCTTGTTGCTAGTTTTGCCAATGATTGCGCCAATGTTCTTAGGAGACAATGATGTCTTGATGGGAGCCTTGGTCGGGGGAACCGTTCAATCTGTTGGTCAAGTGGTTGGAACAGCTAGTCTGATCAACCCAGAAGTTGTTACATACGCAACACTATTCAAGATGCTACGTGTTATCTTGTTGTCAGTTGTTGTGATTTACATGGCCCGTGCTGTTAATAAGAACAGTGCAGAAGGGGAATCAGTGGCAACACAATCAAAGATTGGTGTGCCTTGGTTCGTTATTGTGTTCTTTATCGGTGTTATGATTAACACATTCCTACACTTACCAGAAAACGCCATTCATGTAAGTAAGAGCATCACTGGATTCTTCGGTGTTGTGAACTTGGCCGGAATTGGTTTGAATTTGAAGTGGTTGACAATCAAGAAGGCCGGAACAAAGTTCCTAGGATATGGTCTATTGACAATCATCTTCCAAATCGCAATGGCTTTGGCATTAATTTACTTGATTTACTAA
- a CDS encoding glycosyltransferase: MISRTKKVAYVLAFLLSVLYLIWRVFYTLPWHGSIWILIFAILLVFSEIISNITAYIVIYFRLRVTKKKISNNLEDQDYLPGVPVPDIDMIVATHDEDPALLRKTFNAIKYIEYPDKSKVHLVVADDGNRPEVAALTAEYGGRYIGLSGNKEAKSGNINHALTLVNSPLVAIFDADMIPYSSFLDATVPIFMHNLADQAKEEPEEEPLGFIQTPQSFYNADIFQFNLFSEKSVPNEQDYFSRDINVLNSMNGAAIFTGSNTVFLRQAIDDAGGFPVDTLTEDFELGGRINMAGYTSYSTRVPQASGISPVDVKGVIKQRVRWARGVIQSSRNMRIFWNRKLSFNNRLILINSYLYWWSFSRRIMFIAAPIVFALFDQPVVIANLWLLLIFWAPGYFLLHWVLGDTASSIRDERWGEIQETFFAPFLVLPVLLQALGIKQKKFKVTDKDSKFGWRDRLYMVPFVITWFLLVASIIHFNYGKFGTEILMGSIVTFWLVMHLINVTFCIFLASGRPVYREYERFDRQYAGMVSVAGTDYAMETINVSEQGLLFITPKNEMLVASDDQEICLELVYKRQVARLKGRIVRVIDVDEQHQYAVELTEGPIDHESEDIYLQIIYDGYNLVLPEEQDEWITPLDGLYINLANRSENFMRSYNNKMVTDKKRGQS; encoded by the coding sequence ATGATTAGTCGAACGAAAAAAGTCGCCTATGTATTAGCTTTCCTATTAAGTGTTTTGTATCTAATTTGGCGTGTGTTTTATACATTGCCATGGCATGGTTCAATTTGGATTTTGATTTTTGCCATTCTATTGGTGTTCTCTGAAATCATTTCTAATATTACGGCGTATATCGTTATTTATTTCCGTTTACGTGTGACCAAGAAGAAAATTTCTAACAATCTTGAAGATCAAGATTATTTGCCAGGTGTGCCGGTACCAGATATTGATATGATCGTGGCCACACATGATGAAGATCCAGCCTTGTTACGCAAGACATTTAATGCAATTAAGTACATTGAATATCCAGACAAAAGTAAAGTTCATTTGGTGGTTGCGGATGATGGTAATCGACCAGAAGTAGCGGCTTTAACAGCCGAATACGGTGGTCGTTATATTGGTTTGTCTGGTAACAAAGAGGCCAAGTCTGGAAATATCAATCACGCGTTAACTTTAGTGAACTCACCATTGGTCGCGATTTTTGATGCAGATATGATTCCGTATTCTAGCTTCTTAGATGCAACAGTGCCTATTTTTATGCATAATTTGGCGGACCAAGCCAAGGAAGAGCCTGAAGAAGAACCATTGGGCTTCATCCAAACACCGCAAAGTTTCTACAATGCGGACATTTTTCAATTTAATCTATTTTCTGAGAAATCAGTGCCAAATGAACAAGATTACTTTTCTCGCGATATTAATGTCTTGAACAGTATGAATGGGGCGGCTATCTTTACTGGTTCAAACACGGTCTTTCTACGTCAAGCAATTGACGACGCTGGTGGTTTTCCGGTGGACACATTGACTGAAGATTTTGAATTAGGTGGTCGTATCAACATGGCTGGTTACACGAGTTATTCAACACGTGTACCACAAGCAAGTGGTATTTCACCAGTGGATGTTAAGGGTGTGATTAAGCAACGTGTGCGTTGGGCCCGCGGGGTGATTCAATCATCACGTAACATGCGTATTTTTTGGAATCGTAAGTTGAGCTTCAATAATCGTTTGATTTTGATTAACAGTTACTTATACTGGTGGTCATTCTCACGTCGTATTATGTTTATCGCCGCGCCGATTGTGTTTGCCTTGTTTGATCAACCTGTCGTGATTGCGAATTTGTGGTTGTTGCTAATTTTTTGGGCACCAGGGTATTTCTTACTGCATTGGGTCTTGGGTGACACAGCAAGTAGTATTCGTGACGAACGCTGGGGTGAAATTCAAGAAACATTTTTTGCGCCATTCCTCGTGTTACCAGTTTTGCTACAAGCATTAGGAATCAAGCAAAAGAAGTTTAAGGTGACGGACAAAGATAGTAAGTTTGGTTGGCGTGACCGTTTATACATGGTGCCGTTTGTCATTACATGGTTCCTACTTGTCGCGTCTATCATTCACTTTAACTATGGAAAATTTGGAACTGAAATTTTGATGGGAAGTATTGTGACTTTCTGGCTAGTTATGCACTTAATTAATGTGACATTTTGTATCTTCCTAGCGAGTGGGCGACCAGTGTATCGTGAATACGAACGTTTTGACCGTCAATATGCGGGAATGGTTAGTGTCGCTGGGACAGACTATGCGATGGAAACAATCAATGTATCAGAACAAGGTTTGCTGTTCATTACGCCTAAAAACGAAATGTTGGTTGCCAGTGATGACCAAGAAATTTGTTTGGAATTAGTTTATAAGCGACAAGTTGCCCGATTAAAGGGGCGTATTGTACGTGTAATTGATGTTGATGAACAGCACCAATACGCAGTTGAACTGACGGAAGGACCAATTGATCACGAATCAGAAGATATTTATCTACAGATTATCTATGATGGTTATAATTTGGTTTTGCCAGAAGAACAAGATGAATGGATTACGCCGTTAGATGGGCTATACATTAACTTGGCAAATCGATCAGAAAACTTCATGCGTAGCTATAATAATAAAATGGTTACTGATAAGAAACGAGGTCAATCATAA
- a CDS encoding bifunctional glycosyltransferase family 2/GtrA family protein produces the protein MENIGILIPAYNPDEQFLMVMKEIMNDSVLNQTVVVVDDGSNEDHQYIFNELTKLYGAKMTLLVHAENAGKGAALKTGLAYFQESLPEIQGVATLDADGQHAIPDVRRSIDAFTGENLVLGVRQFDPDVPLRSRFGNILTSWLFSTFTGHGVSDTQTGLRVIPKKYFAPLLAFPENHFEFEFKMLLDSQEYGVEMTEVPIETIYLNDNVGSNFRVVQDSLSIYAQFFKFAASSITSFLVDLGVFTILMMIFGTQTREHILWAVVIARILSSIMNYSVNRRLVFNKAGNHTLVKYFTLVVVQMYLAGELTYMITQVFAGAETTLTAVIAKILADALLFIVSYQVQKRLIFKGASND, from the coding sequence ATGGAAAACATAGGTATACTAATTCCCGCTTATAACCCGGATGAACAATTTTTGATGGTTATGAAGGAAATTATGAATGATTCAGTGTTGAATCAAACCGTTGTGGTGGTAGACGATGGTAGTAATGAAGATCACCAATACATATTTAATGAATTGACGAAATTGTATGGGGCTAAGATGACATTGCTAGTGCATGCTGAAAATGCCGGCAAGGGAGCAGCCCTAAAAACAGGATTGGCGTATTTTCAAGAGTCATTACCCGAAATTCAAGGTGTGGCAACGTTGGACGCTGATGGACAACATGCTATTCCAGATGTTCGTCGTAGTATTGACGCATTCACTGGTGAAAATCTAGTGCTTGGTGTACGTCAATTTGATCCTGATGTGCCATTGCGTAGTCGCTTTGGAAACATTCTAACGAGTTGGTTGTTTAGTACATTCACAGGCCATGGGGTATCAGATACACAAACTGGGCTGCGTGTGATTCCAAAGAAGTATTTTGCACCTTTGTTAGCATTTCCTGAAAACCATTTTGAATTTGAATTTAAGATGTTGTTAGATAGTCAAGAATATGGTGTCGAAATGACAGAAGTTCCCATTGAAACCATTTATTTGAATGATAATGTGGGGTCTAATTTTAGAGTTGTGCAAGATTCATTATCAATCTATGCACAATTTTTTAAGTTTGCGGCATCAAGTATCACGTCTTTCTTAGTTGATTTAGGTGTGTTTACAATCTTGATGATGATTTTTGGTACACAAACACGCGAACATATTTTGTGGGCGGTTGTTATTGCGCGTATTCTATCAAGTATCATGAATTACAGTGTGAACCGTCGTTTAGTATTCAATAAAGCGGGTAATCATACATTGGTGAAATATTTTACCCTTGTTGTGGTGCAAATGTACCTAGCAGGTGAATTAACATACATGATTACACAAGTCTTTGCAGGAGCTGAGACGACACTAACTGCGGTTATCGCGAAGATCCTAGCCGATGCGTTGTTGTTCATTGTGAGTTACCAAGTGCAAAAGCGTTTAATTTTTAAGGGAGCGTCAAATGATTAG